From Vulpes vulpes isolate BD-2025 chromosome 7, VulVul3, whole genome shotgun sequence, one genomic window encodes:
- the LOC112934786 gene encoding putative claudin-24 has translation MALVFRVAMQFAGLLLSLLGWVLAIITTYLPHWKNLNLDLNEMENWTVGLWQACVTQEEVGTQCKDFDSFLALPAELRVSRVLMFLSNGLGLLGLLAAGLGLDCLRLGESRRGLKKGLLILGGTVLWAAGVAALVPVSWVAHRTVQEFWDETVPEIVPRWEFGEALFLGWFAGFFLLLGGGLLNCAACSTQAARASGHYTGAETLTQCPYLENGTADPRV, from the coding sequence ATGGCTTTAGTCTTTAGAGTAGCAATGCAATTCGCCGGACTTTTATTATCTTTGCTGGGATGGGTTTTAGCCATTATTACAACTTATTTGCCACATTGGAAAAACCTCAACCTGGACCTGAACGAAATGGAGAACTGGACCGTGGGGCTCTGGCAAGCCTGCGTCACCCAGGAGGAGGTGGGCACGCAGTGCAAGGACTTCGATTCCTTCCTGGCCCTGCCCGCCGAGCTCAGGGTCTCCAGGGTCCTCATGTTCCTGTCCAACgggctggggctcctgggcctgCTGGCCGCCGGCCTCGGCCTGGACTGCTTGAGGCTTGGAGAGTCGCGGCGAGGGCTCAAGAAAGGACTGCTGATCCTGGGAGGGACCGTGCTCTGGGCGGCAGGGGTCGCGGCCCTGGTCCCGGTGTCCTGGGTGGCCCACAGGACGGTCCAGGAGTTCTGGGATGAGACGGTGCCGGAGATCGTGCCCAGGTGGGAGTTTGGGGAAGCCCTGTTTCTGGGCTGGTTTGCTGGCTTTTTCCTCCTCCTGGGAGGGGGCCTGCTGAACTGTGCGGCGTgctccacccaggctgcccgcgcTTCGGGCCACTACACAGGGGCAGAAACGCTAACACAGTGCCCGTACCTGGAAAATGGGACCGCAGACCCGAGAGTGTGA
- the LOC112934739 gene encoding claudin-22, with product MMALEPRSVVQLAGASLSLLGWVLSCLTNYLPQWKNLNLDLNEMENWTVGLWQACVTQEEVGTQCKDFDSFLALPAELRVSRVLMFLSNGLGLLGLLAAGLGLDCLRLGESRRGLKKGLLILGGTVLWAAGVAALVPVSWVAHRTVQEFWDETVPEIVPRWEFGEALFLGWFAGFFLLLGGGLLNCAACSTQAARASGHYVAAETQDHRQHPETNKTHLKI from the coding sequence ATGATGGCCTTGGAGCCCCGAAGCGTGGTGCAGTTGGCGGGGGCCTCCTTGTCCTTGCTGGGGTGGGTCTTGTCCTGCCTTACAAACTACCTGCCCCAGTGGAAAAACCTCAACCTGGACCTGAACGAAATGGAGAACTGGACCGTGGGGCTCTGGCAAGCCTGCGTCACCCAGGAGGAGGTGGGCACGCAGTGCAAGGACTTCGATTCCTTCCTGGCCCTGCCCGCCGAGCTCAGGGTCTCCAGGGTCCTCATGTTCCTGTCCAACgggctggggctcctgggcctgCTGGCCGCCGGCCTCGGCCTGGACTGCTTGAGGCTTGGAGAGTCGCGGCGAGGGCTCAAGAAAGGACTGCTGATCCTGGGAGGGACCGTGCTCTGGGCGGCAGGGGTCGCGGCCCTGGTCCCGGTGTCCTGGGTGGCCCACAGGACGGTCCAGGAGTTCTGGGATGAGACGGTGCCGGAGATCGTGCCCAGGTGGGAGTTTGGGGAAGCCCTGTTTCTGGGCTGGTTTGCTGGCTTTTTCCTCCTCCTGGGAGGGGGCCTGCTGAACTGTGCGGCGTgctccacccaggctgcccgcgcTTCGGGCCACTACGTGGCGGCAGAAACGCAGGATCACCGTCAGCACCCGGAGACGAACAAAACCCACCTGAAAATCTAA